The Microbacterium sp. SORGH_AS_0862 region CATCTTCCCCAGCGTGTTGCGCCTCATCGCACTCTGGCTGCCCGCCAAGCGGGTGCCGGTGCTGCAGCAGATCACCGCGCAGTTCGGTCAGCTCGGCCAGGTGCTCAGCGTGGTGCTGCTCACCTCCCTCGCCCACGGCATCGGCTGGGAGAGTGCGTTCGCGGCCGTCGCCGGAGTCTTCGTCGTCTTCGCCGTCCTCGACGCGCTGATCATCCGCGAGCGGGGTCGGCCGGCGGCCGCCGACGGCAGGCCGCGCCCGCGTCAGCTCGCGCTCGTGATCGCGGCGCTGCGCGAGCCGGGCACGCGCCTCGGGTTCTGGATCCACTTCGTCACACCGTTCGCCGGTACGGCGTTCGCGCTGCTGTGGGGCATTCCGTTCCTCGTGGCGGGCGAGGGCCTGTCCCGTGATGCGGCCGCGGGTCTCGTGACCGTGTTCGTGCTGAGCGGCGCGGTGTTCGCCCCGCTGATGGGCATGCTCTCGGCTGCGCACCCCGGTCGCCGCGCGCTGGTCGCGCTGGGCTCCGTCGCCGCCCAGGCGGTGGCGCTGGCAGCCGTGCTGATCACCCCGGGTGAGGCCCCGCTGTGGCTGCTCGTGGTGTGGGTCGTCACCCTCTCCAGCGGCGGTGCCGCATCCATGATCGCCTTCGACGTGGTGCGCCGGGACAACCCGCTCTCACGGCTGTCGACCGCGACCGGCGTCGTCAACATGGGCGGCTTCATCGCGGCCCTCGTGCTCGTCTACGTGATCGGTGTCGTGCTCGACCTCCAGGGCGCCGATCCCGCCGCATACACGCGGGACCAGTTGCGGTTGGCCATGAGCGCGACGTTCGCGCTGTGGACCGTGGGCACTGTCGGGGTCGTCATCGAATCCCGCGCGCGTCGGCGCGCCCGCGGCGCGCGCTGACGGATCACGCGACGGGGCGGCGCAGCCAACGGTCAGCGCCTCGTGTTGTCTGTGCGTCGCCCGGTTACGGCGTCTGACACGACATTGCGAACTCCCGAGAGCGGGTGCTGCCGGCGCTCTAGCGTCGCCGCATGACCACCGACTGGGGCTTCGACACCCTGCAGATCCACGCGGGAGCATCGCCCGACCCCGCCACCCGCGCGCGGGTGACGCCGATCTACCAGTCGGCGAGCTTCACCTACGAGAGCACGGACCAGGCCGCGGCATCCTTCCTTTTGGATGACCTCGACGGATTCGCCTACTCGCGCATCTCGAATCCGACCACCGCTGCCGCCGAGCGGCGCATCGCCGCTCTCGAGAAAGGCACGGCTGCGGTGGCGGTGGCGAGCGGTCAGGCCGCCACGACGGTCGCCCTCTTGAACCTGCTCCGCGCCGGCGGACACGTCGTGGCGAGCGACCAGGTCTACGGCGGCACGACGAATCTGCTGCTGCAGCGTTTCCCCGAGCTCGGAATCGATGTCTCGCTCGTGTCCGACATCAACAACCCGGACGCGTGGCGGCGCCACATCCGTCCGACGACCCGTGCGTTCTTCGCCGAGAGCATCGGAAACCCCACAGGGGCGGTGCTCGATATCCCGGCGATCGCCGAGGTCGCTCATCGCGACGCCGGCGTGCCACTCGTGATCGACAACACGCTCGCGACGCCGTATCTGCTGCGACCCATCGTGCACGGCGCCGACATCGTCGTCCACTCGACCACCAAGTACCTCGCCGGCCACGGTACGAGCATCGGCGGCGTCGTGGTGGATGCCGGCACGTTCGACTTCGGCGCAGACCCGCACAAGTGGCCAGGTCTCCACGGCGCGGACGTCGGACACGGCGATCGCAGCTACTGGGAGCGCTTCGGCGCCGACGGCATCGCGTACGCGCTCAGGCTGAGAACGACGCTCGTGCGCGATTACGGTCCCGCTCCGTCCCCGTTCAACAGCTTCCTGCTGCTCCAGGGACTCGAAACACTCAGCCTCCGCGTCCGCCAGCATGTTGCGAACGCCGAGGCCGTCGTGGCCTTCCTCCACGCCCACCCGCTCGTCGAGCGGGTCCACTACCCGACCGCTCACGACGCGCCCTGGCGTGACATCGCGCGACGGCTGCTCCCGAGAGGCGCCGGCGGCGTCGTGTCGTTCGACCTCGCGGGCGGTCGGGATGCCGCACGCGCTTTCGTCGAGTCGCTCGAGCTCTTCAGCCATCTGGCGAACATCGGCGATGTCCGCAGCCTCGTGATCCATCCGGCGTCGACGGTCAACTCCGGTCTCACCGACGAGCAGCTGCATCGAGCCGGGATCGGTCCGGGACTTCTGCGCCTGTCCATCGGCACCGAGTCTGCGGATGACCTGATCCGAGACCTGGAGCGCGGCTTCGCCGCATCCGCCCTCACCGCGCGCCGTATCGATCCGACGCCTGATCTTCCCTCACCCACCACACCCGAACCCACCAGGAGCCAGCCATGACGACCGACCCCGCACCCACCAGCGGAACCGAAGAGAGCCTCGAACAGCTCGGCGCAGCCAACGCCCGTACGCGCAAGAGACGCAACATCGCCATCGGCGTCGTCGCCGGTCTCGTGGTCGTCGGCGGGGCCGGCGCCGCGACGGCCTTCGCGGTGAACCAGCCCGCGCCCACACCGGAGAGCGAGGTCACCTTCGCGGTGCAGCTGCTGCCCGACAACCTCGACATCCGCACGACGACGGGGGCGGCACTCGATCAGCTCCTCATCGACAACGTGTACGAGGGGCTCGTTTCGCGCGATGCATCCGGCACGATCTCACCGTCGCTCGCCAAGGAGTGGCAGGTCTCGGACGACGGCTTGACGTACACCTTCACCTTGAACGAGGGCACGACGTTCTCGAACGGCGATGCGCTCACCAGTGCGGACGTCGTCTGGTCGCTGGAGGACCTGATCGACAACGAACGCGCGGATGCGAAGACGCTCTCGAGCGTCGAGTCCGTCAGGTCGGACGGTGATGAGACGGTGGTCGTAGAGCTGAAGGCGCCGGACCCGACGCTGCTCTACAACCTCGCGGGGCGCGCGGGGCTCGTCCTCGACCAAGACGCCGAGAACGACCCGCAGACCAGCGCGGTCGGCTCGGGGCCCTTCCTCGTCGAAGAGTTCAACGCGGGAGACTCCGTCGTCCTGACGCGCAACGCCGACTACTGGGGGGAGAAGGCCAAGATCGGTACCGCCGTCTTCCAGCTGTTCGCCGACAACAACGCGATCCTCAACGCCTTGAACGAGGGCGCCGTGCAGTTCGGGGCCGTCGACAAGAACCTGCAGGCGCAGATCGCCGACAACGACGCCTTCACGCTGGAGGAGGGATTCGCCTCCGACAAGTACACGCTGGCGTTCAACAACAAGGCCGCGCCCTTCACGGACGTGCGAGTGCGGCAGGCGGTCCGGGCAGCCATCGATCACGACGCGATCGTCGAGGCGCTGGGCGGCGGCAACACGCTCTATGGTCCGATCGTGGCGAGCGATCCCGGCTACGAGGACCTGAGTGACGTCGCGCCCTACGATCCCGACGAGGCGAAGGCTCTGCTTGCCGAGGCGGGCTATGCCGACGGGCTGTCGGTGACCGTGACGATTCCCGCTTTCTACGCCAGCACGGGATTCGGCCCGATCCTCGACCTCATCACCTCTCAGCTCGCGGACGTCGGCATCACGTTGAACGCCAATCAGGTCGAGTTCCCGGCATGGCTCAACGACGTCTACACGAACCACGACTACCAGTTGTCCATCGTCGACCACGCCGAGGCGCGCGACTTCGCCAACTGGGCGAACCCGGACTACTACTTCGGGTACGACAACGCTCAGGTGCAGGCGCTGTGGCAGCAGGCGACGACCGCATCGGATGAGACGGTCTACGCCGAGAAGCTGAGTGAGGCGGCGCGCATCGTGTCAGAGGATGCGGCGGCCGACTGGCTCGTCAACCCGACCACGCTCGTCGCCGTCGACAAGCGCCTCACGGGCGTCTCCGTCGACTCGACGAGCTCGCGTCTGAACGTCACCGCCGCCGCGTTCGACGAGTGATTCTCCGGTGATCCGCTTCCTGCTCGGCAGAGCCGTCCTGCTCGTCCTCGGGCTCGGTGTCGCGAGCCTGCTCATCTTCCTCGCTCTGCGGGTGCTTCCCGGAGACGTGGCGCAGGTGATCGGCGGCACGACGGCCACTCCTGAGCAGGTCGCGAGGATCCGGGAATCGCTGGGGCTGAACGAGAGTCCGGCCGCCCAATACATCGCGTGGGTGGCCGGACTCCTCCGGGGCGACCTCGGGACCTCGCTGCTGACCGGTGTGCCGATCGGCGATGACCTCGCGCGCCGGTTCGAGATCACGCTGCCGTTGACACTCCTGGCTCTCGTGATCGCCTTGGCCGTCGCGCTCCCGCTGGGAACATACAGCGCGCTGCGTCACGACAGACCGATCGGGGTGGCCGTCGGCTTCGGCTCGCAGACCCTCGCTGCGGTCCCGGCGCTCTGGGCCGGTCTGCTGCTCATCCTGCTGTTCGGTCGAGGCGTCGGGCTCATCGGTCTGCTGCCGACCAGCGGTTTCCCCAGATCGGGCTGGCAGGATCCGCTGACGGCATTGGCCTCTCTGCTGCTGCCGGCTCTCACGATCGGCCTCATCGAGGGGGCGGTGCTGCTGCGGTTCGTCCGCTCGGCGGCGCTGGAAGCCCTCGACCAGGATTACGTGAGAGCGGGAGCTGCGAGGGGACTCACCCGGCCGCAGGCGCTCGCGCGGCACGGTCTTCCCAACGTCGGACTCTCCATCGTCTCCGTGTCGGGGCTGATCCTCGCAGGCCTGATCACCGGTGCCGTTCTGATCGAGGCGCTCTTCAACCTGCCGGGCGTCGGACGGATGCTCGTCGACGACGTCGGCTCTCGAGACATCGCGAAAGTGCAGAGCGAAGTGTTCTTCCTGACCGGCATCGTGCTCGTGATCGGGGCGCTCATCGACGTCGCGCATCGTCTCATCGACCCGCGCCAGCGTGAAAGGGCGGTCGCCGCGTGAACGCTCGCTTCGACAAGGCTTCCCGCCGGACGCGCCGAGGCATCCTGCGGGAGGTGTGGCGACGACCGGGGGGCGCGTACGGACTCATCGCCGTCGCCGCGGTGCTGGTCGCGGCGGCGCTGTCTCTGGTGTGGACGCCCTATCCGCTCTTGCAGCAGAACGTCGTCGAGAAATGGCAGGGGCCATCGCCGGAGCATTGGCTCGGCACAGATCAGATCGGGCGGGACACGTTCAGCTGGCTGATGGCGGGCGCTCGCACGACCGTGTTCGTCTCGGTGCTGTCCGCGGTCATCGCCGGTGCGCTGGGAGTGGTGCTGGGCGCCCTCGGGGCGTTGACCCCGAGGTGGGTGTCGGAGTCGTTGGCCGTGCTCATCGACGTCCTCATCGCTTTCCCGACCTTGTTGATCGCCATGCTGTTCGCAGCGAGTCTGGGCGGCTCGCTGTGGGTGGTCGTTGCGGCGGTGGGGATCGCCGGGGGTGTGTCGATCGCCCGCGTCGTGCGCCCCGAGATCCGCATCGCGGACCGATCGGATTTCGTCCTGGCCGCCCGGGCAGCGGGCGTACGGCGTACGCGCATCATCCGCAGACACATCGTGCCGAATGTCGCCCCCGTGATGATCGTGCAGCTCTCCCTGATCGCTGCCGTCGCCGTGCTCGCCGAAGCCGGGCTCAGCTATCTCGGCTACGGCGCACCCGCGGGCACACCATCATGGGGCCGCAGTCTCGCCGAGTCCCAGCGGTTCATCGGCGTCCAACCGGTAGCCGTCCTCTGGCCGGGGCTCACGATCACGCTCACGGTGCTCGGGCTGTCCCTGCTCGGCGATTCGCTGCGAGAGGCCGCCGACCCTCGCCTCCGGCGCTCACGCCCGGCGGCCGGAGCGCCGGAGGCGAGCAGCGCGGAGCGGCTGGCGCCGAGAGAGCGGGAGATCGTGCCATGAGCTTGGAAATCACCGACCTGACGATCGATCTGCGCGGTCGTCGCGTCGTGGACGGTGTGAGCCTCGCGCTCGCCGACGGCGAACGGCTCGGTCTCATCGGTGAGTCCGGCTCGGGCAAGTCGCTCACGGCTCTCGCCGTGCTCGGGCTGCTTCCGCGCGGCGCGGTCGTCGGAGGCAGCATCGTTCTGGACGGCGTCGAGCTGGTCGGGCAGCCGGATGCACGATTCGCGCGACTTCGGGGCCGGGATGCGGCCATCGTCTTCCAGGAGCCCGCGACCGCGCTGAATCCTGTCCGGACCGTCGGCGCGCAGATCGCGGAGCCTCTGCGCATCCACTACGGTCTCAGCCGAGCTCAAGCGCGCGAACGGGTGGTGCGCCTCGCGAAGCAGGTTGCGCTGCCCGATCCGGAGCGTCTGATCCGGCAGTACCCGCACCAGCTGTCGGGCGGTCAACGGCAGCGCGTGGCCATCGCGATCGCGTTGTCCACATCGCCGCGCCTGCTGATCGCGGACGAGCCGACGACCGCGCTCGACGTGACGATCCAGGCCGGCATACTCGAACTCTTCGACGGGATCGTGAGAGACAGCGGTGCGTCCCTGCTGTTCATCACGCACGATTTCTCGGTGCTGTCGCAGATCGCCGCGCGCGCCGTCGTGCTGGCGGAAGGCCGCGTCATCGAGCACGGCTCGGTCGCCGAGATCCTCCACGAGGGACGGCATCGGGTCACGCGCGCTCTGGCCGACGCGGCGCGGGCGACGTCGTGGACGGAGCCTGCGGAATGAGCGTGCTGCTGAGCGGACGCGGCTTGCGCAAGAGCTTCGCCCTGCCGAAGGACGCGCTGTTCGCGCGCGCCACCTACCGTCACGCCCTCCAGGACGTCGACATCGATATCGAGCAGGGCGTCACGACGGCGCTGATCGGCGAGTCCGGATCCGGCAAGTCGACTCTCATCCGCGTGCTGTTGGGGCTGCGGCGGGCGGATGCGGGCCGGGTCATGTTCGACGAGCACCCGATCGAGGCGCGACGCGCGTCGCAGTTGCTGTGGCTGCGCCGGCAGACGGGGATCGTCTTACAGGACCCGTACGCGTCGCTCGATCCCCGCTTCACGATCGCGGAGTCGATCGCGGAGCCGCTGCAGGCGCTCAGGATCGGCGGTGACCACCGTGCTCGGGTGCTCGAGGTGCTCGAGCAGGTGCAGCTGCCGGCCTGGCGGGCCGACCAGTACCCGCATGAGCTCTCGGGCGGTCAACGTCAAAGGGTGGCACTCGCGCGCGCGATCGTCCACCGGCCGCGCCTGCTCGTCGGGGATGAGCCCCTCAGCGCTCTCGACGTCACCGTGCGTGCCCAGGTGCTCGAGCTGCTGCGGGATCTGCGCGAACAGCTCGGGCTGACGATCGTGCTCGTCTCTCACGACATCGGCCTCGTGCAGCACGTCGCGGATCGTGTCGCCGTGATGAAGGACGGCCGTCTCGTCGAGTCCGGTCGGGCAGAGAGCGTCCTCCGTGCTCCCGCGCACCCCTACACCCGTTCCCTGCTCTCGGCGGTGCCACGCCTCATCGACAAGGAGGCCTCGTGATGTCGTCCGAGCGTTCGTCTCTGCCCCGCATCGGGTTCCAGACCCATGTGCACGGCGATGCCCCCGCGCGAGAACTCCTGCCCGGTCTCGTCGACCTCTTCGTCGCGGCCGACGAGCTCGGGTTCTCCTCCGGATGGCTCGCGCAGCATCATGCGGGCAGCGACTCTGGCCGTCTGCCCTCACCCCTGATCGTGCTGGCCGCGGCCGCCACGGCGACGCGCACGATCCGTCTCGGCACCACGGTGATCGTCTTGCCGCTCGAGGACCCGCTCCGGTTGGCCGAGGATGCGGCGGTGCTTGATGAGCTCTCGGCGGGAAGGCTTGAGCTGGGCCTCGGCACGGGCGGATTCTCCGCCGCCGAGTTCGCGGCGTTCGGGCAGGATCCGCAACGTCGGCGTCAGACCTATGCCGCCAAGCTGGAGCGGCTGGAGGAGATCCTCTCGGGCCAGGGTCTTCCTGACGGTCTCACGCTGACGCCTTCGGCGCCGGGATTGATCGACCGCATCTGGGAAGCGGCGTCCACGCCCGACCGGGCGGCTCGAACGGCGCACGCCGGACGGGGCCTTCTCCTCGGGATCGGTGACGCCGCGACCCAGCGCGCGCTCGCCGACGCCTATCTCGCCGGCCTTCCGGAAGGCACTTCTGCCCGCATCGCCGCATTCCGTGGCGCCTTCCCCGGCGCCAATCGGGACGAACGTGCGGCTGCGCTGTGGCCGGACGTCGCCCGCTTCATCTCGGACCCGGCCGTGCGCGAGCGGGCCGCCGCGGATCCACATGCCGTTCTCGATGCGCTCGTCGTCCACTACGGAACGCCTCCCGACGTCGTCGCATCCGTGCGCTCGGACCCGTCGCTCCCCGTCGCGACGGACTATGTCTTCGCGGTGCAGTCGGCATCGACGTCGATCCCCGACGCCCTCCGCATCCTCGAGACCATCGCCGTCGAGATTCGACCGGCGCTTTCCTCCCACCTTCTCGCGAATGGAGCACCCGCATGACCGGTACCTCTTCGACGACCCTCGACTTCGGGGTCCTCTTCGGAACCTCTGGCCACCATCTCGCCGGCTGGCGGCTCGGCGCCGATCTCGGCGGCGGCAGCGCCGGGGCGGAACTCGACGTGACCGAGGCGATCCGCTGGGCGCAGCGTTACGAGGAGGCGGGACTCACCGCGCTCTTCGTCGCGGATGTCGTGAGCGTCTGGGGTGAGCACCTGGACTCTCTCAGCAGAACGACGCGGGCGAGCTACTTCGAACCGTTCACCCTCTTGTCGGCGCTCGCCGCGGTCACCGAGCGGATCGGTCTCGTGGCGACAGCGACCACAAGCTACAACGAACCCTTCACACTCGCGCGCAAGTTCGCCTCGCTCGATCACATCTCACGCGGACGCGCAGGCTGGAACGTCGTCACGAGCGTGGTCCCGCTCGAGGCAGGGAACTTCGGACGAGACGCCCACTACGGCCATGCCGAGCGGTACGCCAGGGCAGCGGAGGTCGTGGATGCCGTGACGGGGCTCTGGGACACGGTCGCCGACGACGCGTTCCCCCGCGACAAGGAGTCCGGGATCTATCTCGACCTGGCGGGGCGACGAGCGCTCGACTATCGCGGTGACCACGTCGCCACCGCGGGCCCGCTCAACATCTCGCGTCCCCCACAGGGGCATCCCGTCATCTTCCAGGCGGGCGCCTCCGAGACCGGCCGGGCGTTCGCCGCTCGTGTCGGGGAGGTGATCTTCGCCGCGCCGCGCACTCTCGCAGAGGCCCACCGCTACCGCGCCGGGCTCGACGACGCGCTGCGCGCCGCCGGTCGCAACCCGGCGGATGTTCGAGTGTGGCCGGCGCTGTCTCCCGTCATCGGCTCGACGCAGGAAGAGGCGGCGCGCCTGCGCGACACGCTCGACGAGCTGCTCCACGAGGATGTGCTCCGCCGCGTCATCCAGGACAACGTGGGCGACGTCGACTTCAGCGACTTCGATCTCGACGCCCCCCTGCCCGAGCTGCCGGAGTCCAATCGATCCCGAAGCCGCGCCGACAGCATCATCGCCCTCGCTCGTGAGGAGGGGCTCACCCTGCGTCAGCTCGCCCTCCGTTGGGCCGGTGCGGGCGTCGTCGGGACGCCCGCCGATATCGCGGACCATATTCAGGAGTGGTTCGAGGCGGGCGTGGCCGACGGGTTCAACCTCGCGTTCCCGTTCCTGCCCGGCGGAGCCGACGCCTTCCTCGACCACGTGCTGCCGGAACTCGAACAGCGGGGGATCTGGCGCCCGCACTATGGCGACACGCTCCGTGAGACGTTGTCGCTTGCTCGGCCGGATCTCACGATCGCCGATTTCGCGGGGGCGACGGCATGACCCGCCAGCTTCATCTGAACGCCATTTACTCCGCCGCGGGCGGGTCGCTGGGCGGCTGGCGCCACGCGGACGCGCCCGCTCGCGCCGGGGTCGACTTCCCCTTCATCGCGGCACAGGCGCGGAAGCTGGAGGCGGCGGCCTTCGACGCCATCTTCATCGCCGACCTTCTCGCTGTACCTGACAGCAGCCATCCCCGGGTCATCGAGAAGGTGGCCACCGTCAACGACAGCCTCGAACCTCTCACTCTGCTGGCGGCGCTCGCAGCCGTGACCGATCGGATCGGTCTGGTCGGCACGGCATCCACCACCTACAACCACCCCTATGCGTTGGCCCGCGCTTTCGCCTCGCTTGACCACCTCTCCAGGGGGCGCGCCGGTTGGAATGTCGTCACGAGCCTCATCGATGCCGAGGCTCGCAACTATGGAGTGCCTGCTCACCTCGACCACGCCGACAGGTACCGCAGGGCGGATGAGTTCCTCGACGTGGTCTACGGCCTCTGGGACAGCTTCGACGACGACGCTTTCGTGTGGGACGCGGCGGGAGGGCGCGTCTTCCACGAGCACGCGCTCCATCGTCTCGACCACGTCGGCGAGTTCTTCCGCGTGACGGGGCCGCTGAACATCGCCCGCCCGCCGCAGGGAAGGCCGGTCATCGCGCAGGCCGGGGCGTCGCCCGCCGGGAGGGACGTCGCCGGTCGACACGGTGAGCTCATCTTCTCGGGTGCCTCACGACTGGAGGAGGCAGTCGGATACGCCGACGATCTGCGGCGGCGGGCGCAAGCGGCTGGGCGCTCGAGTCACGACATCCTCCTGTTCCCCGCGCTGTCTCCGATCGTCGCATCCACGAGAGCGGAGGCCGAGGACAGCTTCGCGAGCATCGCGGAGTTGCTGCACCCCCGGGTCGCTCTCGGTGATTTGGAGTACTGGCTCGGCGGGGTCGATCTGACGGCGTACGACTACGACGGCCCGCTGCCCCGGTTCGCCCAGACCAACCAGTCGCACAGCACGCAGGAGCGCATCTACGAGACGGCCCGGCGCGAGAACCTGACGATTCGGCAGTTTGTCGAACGGCGTCTGCGCGCCGAGCAGACCGTGGTGGGAACGCCGACCGAGGTCGCCGACCACATCCATGAATGGTTCGAGGCGGGCGCGGCCGACGGGTTCAACGTGTCGTTCCCGGCCCTGCCGGGAACCCTCGACTCGTTCGTCGAGCTGGTGGTTCCCGAACTGCGTCGCCGAGGCCTGTTCCGCGAGAGGTACACGGGTACGACGTTGCGCGAGCATCTGGGGCTGTCGCGTCCTGTCTCAGGACGTCGAAGAGTGAGCGCCGAGGCAGTATGACGCGACAGCTGCACCTGGTCGGCTTCCTCAAGCCGGCAGGCGAGTATCCGAGCGGGTGGCGGCATCGCGCCGCAGCAGCGCGGGCCGGCGTCGATTTCGGATTCGTCGCCGAGCAGGCGCGTCGGCTCGAAGCGGCGGCCTTCGACGCGGTGTTCGTGCCTGACCTCGTCGGCGTGCCGGACGTCGACCCCGAGGTGCTCGCCCGCGTCGCGGTGGTCAACGACTCGTTCGAGCCGCTGACCCTGCTCGCCGCGCTCTCGGCGGTCACCGAGCGGATCGGTCTCATCGCAACAGCATCCGTCTCGTTCGGGTCCGCGGAGGAGCTCGGGCGCGACATCGCCGCGCTTCACAGGCTGTCAGCAGGCCGGGCGGGCTGGAACGTGGTCACGAGCCTGAGTGATGCGGAGGCCCGCAACTTCGGACGCTCAGCCCACCTGCCGCACGCTGAGCGCTATGTACGTGCGGCGGATGTCGTGCGCCGCGCGAGCGAGAGATGGGGGCGGGACCGCCCCGTCCTGGCACAGGCGGGGTCCTCCGATGCCGGCCGCGATCTCGCGGCGCGCGTCGCGGACATCGTGTTCGTGCGAGCGCTCCCGGTTGCCGAGACGAGAGAGTTCGTCGCCGACATCCGGGCGCGCGCGACCGCGCACGGGAGGGATGGATCGCGCGTCCGGGTGCTACCCGAGCTGTCGACCGTCGTCGCACCGACGCGTGACGAGGCACGCGCTTCGTTCGCGCGGATGCGGGAGCTTCTGGACCCGCGTGTCGCGCTCGCCGACCTCGAGTACTGGACGGGATCCGACCTTTCGGCGCTGCCGATGTCGTCGCCGCTGCCACCGTTGCGTGCTGCCACAGGAAGTCGGGGGGCGCAGCTGGAGATCTATCGTCAGGCAGCGCGCGACGGCCTGACGATCGGAGACCTGGTGCGTCTGGTGGCCGAGGGCGACGGAGCGGTCGTGGGTTCGCCCGCCGACGTCGCCGATCACATCGAGCAGTATGCGAACGAGGCCGATGTCGACGGGTTCACGGTGTCGTTCCCCTGGCTTCCCGGGACGCTGACGGCGTTCACCGAGCTGGTCGTTCCCGAACTGCGGCGACGCGGAGCGTTCCGCACCCATTACGAAGGAGAGACCATCCGTGAGCATCTCGGCCTCAGCGAGTCATCCTGTCAGCGGCCTTGACTGGCGGTTGGGTGGGACCTCGGGGATCCGCCCCGGCCCGCAGAACTCGATCGTCGATGTCGCCGGCATCCGCGTCGGGCATGCGGCACGGGCCGCGGACGGCTGGCTCACCGGGGTCTCCGTCGTCGCCGCGCCCGGCGGCGCCCGGGCGGCCGTCGATGTGCGCGGCGGCGGAGCCGCCACCCGAGAGACGGCCGCCCTCGATCCCACCGGCGTGGTGGAGCGCATCCACGCGGTCGCGCTCACCGGTGGCTCGGCGTTCGGGCTCGAGGCGAGTGCGGGGGTCATGGCGGCGCTACGCGAGCGCGGACTCGGGTTCCGGGTCGGTGTCGATCCACGGGCGGTGGTTCCGATCGTGCCGGCGGCGGCGATCTTCGACCTCGGAAGGGGTGGGGTGTTCGAGAACCATCCGGATGCAGCACTCGGCCGGCAGGCAGCCGAAGACGCTCTCTCAGACGGCACGGGGGCGCCCGTGCAAGGAAGCGTCGGAGCCGGGATCGGGGCGATCGCCGGCGAGATGCGCGGAGGGGTGGGCACCGCCAGTGCCGTCCTCCCGGGCGGAGTCGTGGTGGCGGCTCTCGTCGTCGTCAACGCGGACGGCACGACTGTCGATCCCCGCAGCGGCATCCTCTGGGGTGCCTTTGCGGAGTTGCCGTTGAGCGACGGCGGAGGAGAGTTCGGCATCCGTCCGCCGTCCGCGGCCGAGCATGCGGCAGCCCGGGCCCGTCTGGGGTGGGAAGCGGAGCGACGACCGGCGCTGCGGCCCTTGAACACCACGCTGGCGGTCGTGGCCACCGACGCCGGATTGCACCGCGCCGAGCTCGCCCGCTTGGCGAGCGCCAGCCACGACGGTATGGCCCGTGCGATCAGGCCGGTGCACACGCTCGGTGACGGCGACGTCGTCTTCGCGCTCTCGGCCGGTGACGGTGCGCTGCCCGACCCTGCGCCGGGACTGCATGCCGAGCATGCCCACTCGGACGCGGTCAACCAAGTGCTGACGGCGGGGGCGGATGTCGTCACGCGCGCGATCGTCCACGCCGTCCTGTCGGTATCGACCGCTCACGGCGCGGCCGGTGTGGTGCCGAGCTACCGCGACCTCTACGGCCAGCGTTGAAACCCCGCGTGACGCCGCGTGACACCCCGTGACGGCGCGTGATCGCGCGCGGACCGAGCGGCGGTCGCCGCGGCTAGCGTCGCGCCATGACCAGTATCGCCTCCGACCTGCACGCCGCGAGGACCGCCTCCCGCGCCGCCGCAGCCGTCGCTCCGCGTGGTCCCGCGTCGTTCGTCTGGGGTGACTTCGTGACAGCGCCCGGAACCGTGGTGACGGGGGCGGCCGGCACGTGGGAGCCCCTGCCGGCGGGTGAGCGGGGGCTGCGA contains the following coding sequences:
- a CDS encoding LLM class flavin-dependent oxidoreductase encodes the protein MTRQLHLVGFLKPAGEYPSGWRHRAAAARAGVDFGFVAEQARRLEAAAFDAVFVPDLVGVPDVDPEVLARVAVVNDSFEPLTLLAALSAVTERIGLIATASVSFGSAEELGRDIAALHRLSAGRAGWNVVTSLSDAEARNFGRSAHLPHAERYVRAADVVRRASERWGRDRPVLAQAGSSDAGRDLAARVADIVFVRALPVAETREFVADIRARATAHGRDGSRVRVLPELSTVVAPTRDEARASFARMRELLDPRVALADLEYWTGSDLSALPMSSPLPPLRAATGSRGAQLEIYRQAARDGLTIGDLVRLVAEGDGAVVGSPADVADHIEQYANEADVDGFTVSFPWLPGTLTAFTELVVPELRRRGAFRTHYEGETIREHLGLSESSCQRP
- a CDS encoding P1 family peptidase, whose translation is MSISASASHPVSGLDWRLGGTSGIRPGPQNSIVDVAGIRVGHAARAADGWLTGVSVVAAPGGARAAVDVRGGGAATRETAALDPTGVVERIHAVALTGGSAFGLEASAGVMAALRERGLGFRVGVDPRAVVPIVPAAAIFDLGRGGVFENHPDAALGRQAAEDALSDGTGAPVQGSVGAGIGAIAGEMRGGVGTASAVLPGGVVVAALVVVNADGTTVDPRSGILWGAFAELPLSDGGGEFGIRPPSAAEHAAARARLGWEAERRPALRPLNTTLAVVATDAGLHRAELARLASASHDGMARAIRPVHTLGDGDVVFALSAGDGALPDPAPGLHAEHAHSDAVNQVLTAGADVVTRAIVHAVLSVSTAHGAAGVVPSYRDLYGQR